A window from Desulfovibrio sp. Fe33 encodes these proteins:
- the rpsG gene encoding 30S ribosomal protein S7: protein MPRKGPVAKRQILPDPVYGSKLITRFINRLMLDGKKSTAERIFYKAIDILAEKTNEDPLRAFEKCLENIRPALEVKSRRVGGATYQVPMEVRPDRQTALAIRWAIAYARGRGEKGMVARLSGELLDAYNNRGGAVKKREDTHKMAEANKAFAHYRW, encoded by the coding sequence ATGCCTCGCAAAGGTCCTGTCGCCAAGCGGCAGATCCTGCCGGATCCCGTATACGGCAGCAAGCTCATCACTCGCTTCATCAACCGTCTGATGCTGGACGGCAAGAAGTCTACTGCGGAAAGAATTTTCTACAAGGCCATCGACATCCTGGCCGAGAAGACGAACGAAGATCCCCTGCGCGCTTTTGAAAAGTGCCTCGAAAACATCCGTCCTGCTCTGGAAGTCAAGTCCCGCCGTGTCGGCGGTGCCACTTACCAGGTGCCCATGGAAGTTCGTCCCGACCGTCAGACCGCCCTGGCTATTCGCTGGGCTATCGCCTACGCCCGCGGCCGTGGCGAGAAGGGCATGGTTGCCCGCCTGTCCGGCGAATTGCTGGACGCTTACAACAACCGTGGCGGCGCTGTGAAGAAGCGCGAAGATACCCACAAGATGGCTGAAGCCAACAAGGCTTTCGCTCACTACCGTTGGTAG